In the Candidatus Roizmanbacteria bacterium genome, GCATTAGTGTAATTAGAAATTAGAAATTAGAAATTAAATAAGAACTTAGAAATAAAAATTTAGAACTAACGAATATATGGGAAAAATAAGAACCAGAGTAATCGGCTTAGAAGACGTTGAAAAGGAACAAAAAAAAGAGCAGAAAAAGCGCGCTCAAGAAAAAAAGATTGTTACCAAAACCGCACCTGAGCAGGAAGAGATAAAGGATTCTACTGCAGAAGTGTCAACTGAGGCTGTTGAGAAACCAAAGAAAATAAAGAAGGTCGTTATAAAGGAAACTAAGAAACGTACGCGAGGTAAAAATTATCGAGGAGCGAAGGATCAAGTGAAGCAAGAAAAGGTCTACGCATTGGATGAGGCAGTCTCGATATTAAAGAAGATCAAATATGCAAAGTTTGACGAATCTGTAGAACTTCATATTAATACTACAGCCGAAGGTCTGAGAGGCGAGGTTTCTCTACCTCACTCTACCGGAAAAACAGTTCGAGTTGCGATTGTGGACGATGCGCTTCTCGATAAGCTTGCAGAAAATAAGATTGATTTTGACATCCTGGTTTCACATCCATCATTTATGCCCAAATTAGCCCGATACGCGAAGGTTTTGGGTCCAAGAGGATTAATGCCTAATCCAAAGACCGGAACCATCTCTCCTAAGCCTGAGGAGATCGCTAAGAAATTTGCAGGTGGACTTATGAAGTGGAAAAGCGAGGCGAAGTTTCCCATCGTTCACCAGATGATTGGAAAAGTTTCATTAGACGATAAGGCCATTACTGAGAATGTTCAGACATTTATCCAAGCAGTTGGACCAGCTAAGATAAAGGAAGTCTTCATTAAGACCACCATGTCTCCAGCACTTCGAATCTCCGTTTCATAATATTACGTAATATCTTCCAGGCTGATATAATCAATTCGTCTATGAAATACTTCGGCTATGGTGCAAATAAAACTGCAGAGATGATGTCTGCTATTACGGGGAAACCAATCGAGCAATTAAAAGGTGTTCCTGTTGTTTTAAAAGGGTATGAGCTTGGAGTTCAACGATTTGATCAAATACCAGACACTATGATGGTAGGGTCCATGTTACCCGTACCGGTAAAAGAAATAATTGGAGGAGCATGGTCAGATCCAGAGTCCTTTGAAACGTATGTAATTCGACCAGGTGAGGGAGAGGTCCTCGGAACAATGTGGGATTTAACAGATAGAGATAGAGCTTTGGTTCGTGACTGGGAGCTGGTAGGAGATTGGTACAAAGAGCAGATGGTGACGGTTACAGATGAGGAAGGACAGGAAGTTGAGATCCAAACAGAGATATTGGGCTATGGCCAAGATCTGGACCGAATAGTTGACGGAATGGATTACCCACCATTTCTCAGGGAGTTAAGCGAATTTCAAAGAGTTGCAGAAGGGGCGAGAATGCAGTTTCTGGAGCGGAATGGTCTATCGCAAGAAGGAGCGATTCCTTCAGAGGATATTTCTAGATCTTAAATCTACTTTTTGCAAGACTGAGGATGATTTTTGCCGCATCATCTAAATTACAGGTCTCGCTTATTTTAATAACCAAGTCGTAGTGATGAGCTTTGCGTTGGTCATGGTTATATAACGATTTATTAAATTCATTTCGCTCTGCATCAATCTTATCGATGAGCAACCTTGCGCGTTTTTCCGAAATTTTCTTGAACTTAATAATTGTCTTAACGCGGTCTTCCATATCGGCTATTATTCTAACCTTGAGCGCTGAGGGAAAAAGAAACTGAGCCCCTCGTCCAATGATAATTGCATTACCTCTCAAACCGATAACTGACAAAATCTTAAGAAGGTGTCTTGAGTAACTACGGAGCGTCATGTAGCGCTTACCAAAGAAGTCTTCGGTCAATTCTTCGATAAGAGGTACATGCTTTTCGTCGATCTCTCGAATAAGCTTCTTTTCAAGACGCGCTTCCTTCGCAATCTCATTTACGATTTCCTCATGAAAAATTCTCCAGTTTCCTCCAAGAATAGGAGCTAGTTTTTGAGCTACGATGCTTCCTCCTGAGCCGTATTCACGCGAGATAGTAATGATTGGATGCCTGTCTCCTGCTCGACGATTTTTTATAAAGTCTTCAACTTTAGAGCTAAGAATGTTTCGATTTATAAGCTCAAACAGTTTTTTCATAGGATCGGAAAATTTTGCCTCAATTATCTTAGTCTTTAATTGCAATAATGCAAGTGATTTTATAGCATTAAGTAATGCAGCACGATACGACAACCGATTTTTGGAAATACATGTCCCAAAAACAGAAGGACTTAATTCATCAGGGCGACTTCATTCGCCACGAGGTAATTGAGGAGGGAAAGTTTAACTTCGATGACTATGCCTTCATGGTTTTTCCATACGCAAAAGCATACGAGGGGTTTCTGAAACAACTTTTCAAAGATATCGGATTCATTTCAGAGTCAGACTATTTTTCGGATCATCTGAGGCTCGGTAAATTAATGTCTCCTCATATGGTGGGTAAGTTAGGTGATGAATCGCTCTATAAGAAATTGGTCGATTTTGGAACAAGAGATTTGGCAGAAAGAATGTGGACTTCTTGGACCGAAGGAAGAAATAGAGTTTTTCATTACTTTCCCCACAATCTGGAGGCGATTACGCTTGAGGAGGCTGAGCAAAAAAAGGATATGATACTCGACACAATGATGTATGCGTACGAACAGCTATATCCATCAGATAGTGCTAAGGTATAAATGTGATAAATATGCAGGGACTTTCTTCAGATCAAGCAGCGTTACTTCTCAGAGAACATGGGCGCAACGAGATACCACATCCGAAAAAGCCTTCATTGGCGCTTAAACTATTCCAACAGTTAAACAGCGTTCTTATTTATCTACTTATTGCAGCGGCAGGACTGTCATTTTTTGTTGGAGAAAAGGTGGAGTCTTTTTTAATTCTCGCAATCGTCGTTCTTAACGCGGGCGTTGGAGTATATCAAGAAGGTAAGGCTGAGGAGGCTGTAGAGTTGTTGCAAAAATTCTCAAAAACAATAGTTAGAGTGTTTCGTGATGGTAAGGAGCAGGAGCTTGATAGTGCGCTACTAGTCCACGGGGATATAGTATATATAGAGGATGGTTCGAAGATACCTGCAGATGCAGTAATCGTACAGTCTCAGGCCTTAGAGCTCAATGAGTCTTCTCTCACCGGAGAATCTCTATCTATTCCTAAGAATAGAGGCGAAGAGGTTTTTATGGGGACGATAGTTGCAAAGGGACACGGTCATATCAGGGTAGAAAAAATCGGAACTCATACTAAGTTTGGAGGTATTACCAAAAATCTGTCCGAGGTTGAGAGAACCAAAACTCCGCTGCAGTTAAAGTTAGAGAGTCTATCGAGACTCATAGGCATTATTGGTATTGCGATGTCTGTCTTTGTCTTTGGGCTTTCGTATCTTCAAGGTAACGGCGGATATCTCGCATTTCTTCTTGCTATTTCCTTGGCAGTAGCGATCGTACCGGAAGGATTACCTGCCGCGATGACCGTAACACTCTCAATAGGAGTAAAGGCGATGGCAAGACGCAAAGCAATAGTTAGAAAGCTTTCTGCAATTGAAGCATTGGGAAATGTAAACTTAATCGCTACTGATAAAACAGGAACGCTTACGACTAATCAGATGCGCGTGAAGGAGCTCTACGTTGAGAAGGATGAAAATCAGAGACTGATACTCTTAAACAGTGTTCTATGTTCAACTGCTTCGTTAGTCAAGATTCACGATCATGGCTCTTACGACTTTCTTGGTGATCCAACTGAGGGCGCTCTTCTACTATATGCTCAAGAACAAGGTCTGGATGTCGAACGGACTCGTAAGGAGTGGAAGATAGAAGATGAGGAGCCGTTTGACTCTGTAACGAAACAGATGTTAGTTAAGGTCAGAAAGGGTGGAGTTGAACATATACTTATTAAGGGAGCTCCAGAGACCGTGCTGAAAGAACCGCTCAGTCCAAAGTTCAAAAAAACACTGAACGACTGGACAAATAAAGGATTCAGAGTAATAGCATTTGCAGATAAAAACGTAAACTTAGGTATCGTGGCACTCTATGACCCACCAAGACCAGAGGCGCGAGAGGCGATTGAACGATCGAGGAAGGCGGGAGTAGAGGTGGTCATGGTGACCGGAGACAATGCGCAG is a window encoding:
- a CDS encoding 50S ribosomal protein L1 encodes the protein MGKIRTRVIGLEDVEKEQKKEQKKRAQEKKIVTKTAPEQEEIKDSTAEVSTEAVEKPKKIKKVVIKETKKRTRGKNYRGAKDQVKQEKVYALDEAVSILKKIKYAKFDESVELHINTTAEGLRGEVSLPHSTGKTVRVAIVDDALLDKLAENKIDFDILVSHPSFMPKLARYAKVLGPRGLMPNPKTGTISPKPEEIAKKFAGGLMKWKSEAKFPIVHQMIGKVSLDDKAITENVQTFIQAVGPAKIKEVFIKTTMSPALRISVS
- a CDS encoding gamma-glutamylcyclotransferase, which translates into the protein MKYFGYGANKTAEMMSAITGKPIEQLKGVPVVLKGYELGVQRFDQIPDTMMVGSMLPVPVKEIIGGAWSDPESFETYVIRPGEGEVLGTMWDLTDRDRALVRDWELVGDWYKEQMVTVTDEEGQEVEIQTEILGYGQDLDRIVDGMDYPPFLRELSEFQRVAEGARMQFLERNGLSQEGAIPSEDISRS
- a CDS encoding cytidylate kinase-like family protein: MKKLFELINRNILSSKVEDFIKNRRAGDRHPIITISREYGSGGSIVAQKLAPILGGNWRIFHEEIVNEIAKEARLEKKLIREIDEKHVPLIEELTEDFFGKRYMTLRSYSRHLLKILSVIGLRGNAIIIGRGAQFLFPSALKVRIIADMEDRVKTIIKFKKISEKRARLLIDKIDAERNEFNKSLYNHDQRKAHHYDLVIKISETCNLDDAAKIILSLAKSRFKI
- a CDS encoding cation-translocating P-type ATPase; translated protein: MQGLSSDQAALLLREHGRNEIPHPKKPSLALKLFQQLNSVLIYLLIAAAGLSFFVGEKVESFLILAIVVLNAGVGVYQEGKAEEAVELLQKFSKTIVRVFRDGKEQELDSALLVHGDIVYIEDGSKIPADAVIVQSQALELNESSLTGESLSIPKNRGEEVFMGTIVAKGHGHIRVEKIGTHTKFGGITKNLSEVERTKTPLQLKLESLSRLIGIIGIAMSVFVFGLSYLQGNGGYLAFLLAISLAVAIVPEGLPAAMTVTLSIGVKAMARRKAIVRKLSAIEALGNVNLIATDKTGTLTTNQMRVKELYVEKDENQRLILLNSVLCSTASLVKIHDHGSYDFLGDPTEGALLLYAQEQGLDVERTRKEWKIEDEEPFDSVTKQMLVKVRKGGVEHILIKGAPETVLKEPLSPKFKKTLNDWTNKGFRVIAFADKNVNLGIVALYDPPRPEAREAIERSRKAGVEVVMVTGDNAQTAEAIGVQIGLLREGEEIVTGSQLDACSDEELLTKLEKIRIFARTSPIQKSRIVFLYQKLGKIVAVTGDGVNDVVALKRANVGIAMGLIGTDVARETADIILSDDNFATIVNAIEEGRNIVQKLSNTVKYLLTTNLTEAAALIIALTVGVPTLFHPIQLLYINLVSDGLPAIALAFSPGDKGVMSERPEREITIFSRFDTIFIFVIGIFGSIVVLGSYYAFVQFGESYARTAAFTVLALTQSYVFVDIWLSHRSFVKNITLLRSGMFIVAFLSPFVLQFIMLNVPAFAKLFGLQLVSFNLFIIMVALSACATIGIWLYKLIYKPS